The genome window CGTTAAGCGCTGCAGAGCGAGTTCCCTTGCTTGATGGCTCGGTGTCATTGCTCTTTCGCCAGTTGATATCGTAGAATAGCAGGCGCATGGCTTAAGTCGATATCTGGTCATCCATGAGTTACTGAGACACTCCATGCAGATGGGATTTCATCAGCATAGCGAATGACAATTACTGTACAGGGTGCTCTTGCTAGATAGGTTATTCCAGTGTGAATCCGTGGCTCGGTTGGAATTTGAGCTACACCCCTGACTCCGATTGAGAAGTTGCTCCGAGATCGGAGTCTTGTTCTTATATAGACGAACCCAACAAGAGGCCACCGAGGCACGTGCCAGCAACACCCTGTGCATTTCCCGGACACGATAAGGTGACATCTACTCAGGGGTTCTACAACCTGCCACGGCGAGAGGTCTTCATCACCCTGGCCGGAGTGATGATGGCCATGTTCCTGGGGTCCCTCGACCAGACCGTGGTGAGCACCGCCATGCCCCGTATCATGGCCGATCTGGGAGGCTTCAGCCACTACACCTGGGTCACCACGGCTTACCTGGTAACCTCCACTATCATGATGCCCGTCATCGGCCGCCTGACCGACATGTATGGGCGCAAGGGGTTCTACATCGCTGGGATCGCTATCTTCCTGGTGGGCTCTGTCCTCTCCGGGCTCAGCCAGACACTAACGCAGCTCATCATCTTTCGTGCTATCCAGGGGATAGGTGGCGGCATTATGATGGCCAACGCCTTCATCGTTATAGGCGACCTGTTCCCCCCAGCAGAGCGAGGCAAATACCAGGGAATGACTACCGCAGTCTTCGGCCTGTCCTCGGTCATCGGACCGACGCTGGGCGGCTTCTTGACAGATAATCTCTCCTGGCACTGGATCTTCTATATCAACATACCTCTTGGCATCCCCATTATGCTCCTGTTCATCCGGTACTTCCCCCATATACGTCCTGCTGCACGGAAGCATCAGGTTGACATCCTGGGACTCATGACACTAACCGTGTCCGTGGTAACACTGATGCTGGGCCTCACCTGGGCCGGTGTGGAATACGACTGGGTCTCGCCGCAGATTATTATCACGCTGACCATCGCGGCAGTGATGGCCGTTCTCTTCGTGATAGTGGAGTCACGTGCCCCCGAACCCATCATACCACTGGCCTTGTTCCGCAACCGCATCTTCAGTCTTACCATGGTCATCGTGTTCATTGCCGGTTTTGGGATGTTTGGTGCCATTGTCTTTGTCCCCCTGTACTTCCAGGGTGTCCTTGGCCGCTCCGCCACCAGCAGCGGTAGCTTCCTTGTTCCCATGATGCTTGCCATGACGGTAGCCAGCCTGCTGTCAGGGCAAGCCTTGTCCCGCCTTGGCGGTCACTACCGTATCCAGGGCCTTATCGGGATGGCTATCATGGCAACAGGGGTTTTCCTCCTATCACAAATGACCGTGGAGACGCCCCACACCCACGCCATTTTCAACATAATCCTGGTGGGTTTAGGGATTGGCACCGCTCTTCCGTTACTCACCATTGCCGTGCAAAACGCTGTTCCCTACCGCGTTATGGGGATAGCTACCTCTTCGGTACAGTTCTTCCGCTCCATTGGCGCCACGCTCGGCCTGGCCGTCTTCGGTTCGGTTATGGCGAGTCGCTTCGCCTCTGAGCTACCAGCCCGGGTGCCTGAAGCAGTGAAAGAGGCGCTTCCCCCCAACACCATGTCTGAGCTGACGAGCAACCCCCAGGCGCTGGTAAACCCTGATGCCATGGCAAAGCTTGAGGAAGCATTCGAGCCGTTTGGGCCCCAGGGAGCAGAGATGATGCAGCAACTAATGCACGGCCTCAGAGAGGCGCTGGCAATATCCCTCACTGCCGTCTTCCTTATCGGTGTGGTCGCAGTGGCACTGGGTTTCATAGCCACCATATTTCTCAAGGAGCTGCCCTTGCAGAAGCGTTACCAGATAGAAGAGGAAGGCGAGGTCGTTACTGCTGGCTCTCCTGCCCAGAAAGTGGCTCCCGCCCAGGCGGACCCTGAGTCAGCCGATTGCCAGCAGCAAGACAAGGCTCACAGCTCCAGCCAGCAGGATGCAAAGCCCTCCTCCTGATAGGCACACACCGCACATCCATCGTTTGCCTTTCCATTCTTCCTGGTGCTAACCTATTCCTAGGGATGCCGCAACTATTCACTGTAATCACCCCCAAAGAGGCGTGGCTCAGACTAGAGCCTCACCTTTCACCCGTCGCAAGGGTGGAGACTATCGCTACCGCCGATGCCCTGGGGCGTGTCCTTGCCGAGGACATCGTAGCCTCCAGCGACCTGCCTTTCTTTGCCCGCTCCACCATGGATGGCTATGCCGTGCGAGCGGAGGACACCTACGGCGCGTCGGAAAGCCTGCCGGCCTACCTGAAGGTAACAGGTGAAGTGATGATGGGGAGGCCGGCTGGAATTTCTCTCTCTCCTGCCGAAGCAGCCTTGGTTCATACCGGCGGGATGTTGCCGCAGAATGCCGATGCCGTGGTGATGATAGAGAACACCCGTGAAGTTGATGCCTCCACTATTGAAGTAGTCCGCCCCGTAGCCAGAGGGGAGAACGTCTTGCAGATTGGTGAGGAAGTGGCGAGGGGGGAGGGGGTACTCTCCCGCGGGAGTCTGCTTCGACCCCAGGAGATCGGCGGGCTGCTCTCTTTGGGTGTTACCAAGATCACCGTATTCCAGAGGGTGAAGGTTGCCCTTATCTCCACCGGCGACGAGCTTGTACCGCCAGAGGAGGAGCCGAAGCCAGGCCAGATAAGAAATACCAACGCT of Chloroflexota bacterium contains these proteins:
- a CDS encoding MFS transporter produces the protein MDEPNKRPPRHVPATPCAFPGHDKVTSTQGFYNLPRREVFITLAGVMMAMFLGSLDQTVVSTAMPRIMADLGGFSHYTWVTTAYLVTSTIMMPVIGRLTDMYGRKGFYIAGIAIFLVGSVLSGLSQTLTQLIIFRAIQGIGGGIMMANAFIVIGDLFPPAERGKYQGMTTAVFGLSSVIGPTLGGFLTDNLSWHWIFYINIPLGIPIMLLFIRYFPHIRPAARKHQVDILGLMTLTVSVVTLMLGLTWAGVEYDWVSPQIIITLTIAAVMAVLFVIVESRAPEPIIPLALFRNRIFSLTMVIVFIAGFGMFGAIVFVPLYFQGVLGRSATSSGSFLVPMMLAMTVASLLSGQALSRLGGHYRIQGLIGMAIMATGVFLLSQMTVETPHTHAIFNIILVGLGIGTALPLLTIAVQNAVPYRVMGIATSSVQFFRSIGATLGLAVFGSVMASRFASELPARVPEAVKEALPPNTMSELTSNPQALVNPDAMAKLEEAFEPFGPQGAEMMQQLMHGLREALAISLTAVFLIGVVAVALGFIATIFLKELPLQKRYQIEEEGEVVTAGSPAQKVAPAQADPESADCQQQDKAHSSSQQDAKPSS
- a CDS encoding molybdopterin molybdotransferase MoeA, with protein sequence MPQLFTVITPKEAWLRLEPHLSPVARVETIATADALGRVLAEDIVASSDLPFFARSTMDGYAVRAEDTYGASESLPAYLKVTGEVMMGRPAGISLSPAEAALVHTGGMLPQNADAVVMIENTREVDASTIEVVRPVARGENVLQIGEEVARGEGVLSRGSLLRPQEIGGLLSLGVTKITVFQRVKVALISTGDELVPPEEEPKPGQIRNTNAYTLAGLASKAGAIPLRLGIVKDNHEALTAAAQRGMREADIVVISAGSSVSTRDMTADVINSLGPPGIMVHGVSLKPGKPTILAVVNGKPFFGLPGNPGSAMITFELFVTPCIYKMSGCKQPPRRFLTAKLTRNTPSAPGREDYVPVKLEEKEGQLYAEPVFGKSNVLFNLIRADGLAQVPLDRAGLAAGETVLVILL